In Mytilus trossulus isolate FHL-02 chromosome 6, PNRI_Mtr1.1.1.hap1, whole genome shotgun sequence, a single window of DNA contains:
- the LOC134723729 gene encoding carbohydrate sulfotransferase 11-like, with product MKSITEPKININASTTECGSCKNDDYSTTVTKVLNTELIYLDNNKQRLERLSRMCKQKPNAFKHKSKRNPYIFNTFVSDRHKLIFCQIQKAASTFWKRIIFNQTTPGTRGLPSITNLGVPEDKFKQYFKFLFVRDPYNRLFSGYIDKLFNPNVMYWKAVGIPAKLLSNPEAKRSCGHDVTFAEFINYIIALEKTPDRRDRHFFSMYEHCAPCEHKIDYIGKMETFRNDSKFILETLKMDNSIRNQFEDMLSNSSINEIINIANRLFQFKTKILKCMTMYDAVLRIWRQLQMKGILSRQIVFPFKPDTVVKLTKRKFIKTVLEAYKSSKADVSKKINKEDAFSEAYSTVPTQTLIRLKQVVENDCLLFGYETEPKRVFNAQSFVKSNFFKL from the exons atgaaatcaatTACAGAACCTAAGATTAATATAAAT GCATCCACTACCGAATGTGGTAGTTGCAAAAACGACGACTACAGTACAACAGTCACAAAG GTATTGAATACAGAGCTTATCTATCtagataataataaacaaagacTAGAAAGACTGTCGAGAATGTGTAAACAGAAACCAAATGCCTTCAAACATAAGTCGAAGAGGAATCCTTACATTTTCAACACATTTGTTAGTGATCGTCATAAGTTAATATTCTGTCAAATTCAAAAGGCTGCTTCAACGTTCTGGAAAAGGATTATATTCAACCAGACAACACCGGGAACACGGGGACTACCGAGCATTACAAATCTTGGGGTACCAGAAGacaaattcaaacaatattttaaattcttgtTTGTTCGAGATCCTTATAATCGACTGTTTTCTggatatatagataaattatttAATCCAAATGTTATGTATTGGAAGGCTGTCGGTATTCCTGCAAAACTCCTCAGTAACCCTGAAGCTAAAAGGTCATGTGGccatgacgtcacatttgccgaatttatcaattacataattgcattagaaaagACACCGGACAGACGAGACCGTCATTTTTTCTCAATGTATGAACACTGTGCACCTTGTGAACACAAAATTGATTATATCGGAAAAATGGAGACGTTCCGAAATGATTCTAAATTCATTTTAGAAACTCTTAAAATGGACAACAGCATCAGAAACCAGTTTGAAGATATGCTTTCAAACTCATcaattaatgaaataataaatattgcaAATAGACTGTTTcaattcaaaactaaaattttaaaatgtatgactATGTATGATGCAGTACTAAGAATATGGAGACAATTACAAATGAAGGGAATACTTAGTCGTCAAATAGTATTCCCATTTAAACCAGACACTGTTGTCAAattgacaaaaagaaaattcatCAAGACTGTGTTAGAGGCATACAAATCATCAAAAGCGGATGTttctaaaaagataaataaagaaGATGCGTTTAGCGAAGCATATTCAACAGTTCCAACACAGACATTGATTAGGTTAAAACAAGTTGTTGAAAATGATTGTTTGTTATTCGGTTATGAAACTGAACCTAAGCGTGTGTTTAATGCTCAATCTTTTGttaaatcaaacttttttaaattgtga